The following coding sequences lie in one Anguilla rostrata isolate EN2019 chromosome 8, ASM1855537v3, whole genome shotgun sequence genomic window:
- the ptf1a gene encoding pancreas transcription factor 1 subunit alpha, producing MDTTLDQFTGLDSFSSPYFDEDDFFTDQSSRDNLDTDDFLEDDVDFLTSQIQDYYTDNRILHDGEYCDVGNFSFSSSSSTFSYGCADSTSEMSPQIRGEGLLMKRRRRMRSEVEMQQLRQAANVRERRRMQSINDAFEGLRSHIPTLPYEKRLSKVDTLRLAIGYINFLAELVHSDIPIRHPNGDASNQPKKVIICHRGTRSPSPSDPDYGLPPLAGHSLSWTDEKQLKEQNIIRNAKVWTPEDPRKLHLKSLNNIENEPPFDFM from the exons ATGGACACTACGTTAGATCAGTTCACGGGATTGGactccttctcctccccttACTTCGACGAAGACGATTTTTTTACAGATCAGTCCTCACGCGACAATTTGGACACGGACGATTTTCTGGAAGACGATGTAGACTTTCTCACCAGCCAAATACAAGATTACTACACTGACAACAGGATACTGCACGACGGGGAGTACTGTGATGTTGGcaacttttctttctcttcttcttcatccACCTTCTCCTATGGCTGCGCTGACAGCACTTCCGAGATGTCCCCCCAAATAAGGGGCGAGGGACTCCTAATGAAGAGGCGAAGACGCATGAGATCCGAAGTAGAGATGCAACAGTTGCGGCAGGCAGCTAATGTGCGAGAGCGCCGACGGATGCAGTCAATCAATGATGCCTTTGAAGGACTACGATCTCACATTCCCACTCTGCCGTACGAAAAGAGGCTTTCGAAAGTGGATACTCTACGCTTAGCAATAGGATACATAAACTTCCTCGCAGAGCTTGTGCATTCTGATATACCGATCAGACATCCCAACGGTGACGCGTCAAACCAGCCTAAGAAAGTTATTATCTGTCACAGGGGAACAA GGTCTCCATCTCCAAGTGACCCGGACTATGGGCTGCCTCCACTTGCCGGTCACTCTCTGTCCTGGACTGATGAGAAACAGCTCAAAGAGCAGAATATCATCCGGAACGCCAAAGTGTGGACTCCAGAAGACCCgagaaaattacatttgaaatccTTAAACAACATTGAGAACGAACCACCCTTTGATTTTATGTAA